One Methanohalophilus mahii DSM 5219 genomic window carries:
- a CDS encoding histone family protein, translating to MTIIPVAPVGRVIRKAGAERISESASAELAMILEEYGMKISNEAIALARHAGRKTVKEEDIKMAVDIARKTRD from the coding sequence ATGACAATAATACCAGTTGCACCAGTTGGAAGAGTTATCAGAAAAGCAGGTGCAGAGAGAATAAGTGAAAGTGCAAGTGCGGAGCTTGCCATGATACTGGAAGAATACGGCATGAAAATATCAAATGAAGCCATTGCTCTTGCCAGACACGCAGGAAGAAAAACAGTTAAAGAAGAAGATATAAAAATGGCAGTTGATATTGCACGCAAGACACGCGACTAA
- the mmcA gene encoding methanogenesis multiheme c-type cytochrome has product MASLKASLVAVSFIVLVLAGINLYLGYSGNDLLAQHYMTDGEWTDSSCGGCHMGVYEEVAESSHVQRDIAQWQPLTNYNVDVQGEEQWVKEYGRYHPGGGELEEYSVDIDCMSCHEQYGLYDAEKRAMAFESGNFSAANDAALEDAIPVVQQDPLHVATYTLDVLTPLPILIAFHDAVNAAPTKTSCIDSCHEMDVPTTAVMWASEDYHKYDVHADVNCVECHTTEEHNIAGSEVHGSETPEEESVHGELASMKSCEDADCHEGISHGPITDAHLEFMECQSCHIPALPGGELPGGTPLKSFNWSSGEREDSHRMEDFAPQLAWSNGVSEGELDLPDRKNDSGVKLAAFNVVTGSWWDAGQDSDVLANPNTSASMGDPIPISEVKAADSNDDGTVTSEEMQTYDGDNDGTPDYPDAVLRQVDLHYKLGHNIAGSETGMADPLMCDDCHGVSASETLQQVHFEERPDCLTCHEEQPVIDWASLGYDSDPAETDPPTNFSAETIEIEVPGAKPPEVERDPAF; this is encoded by the coding sequence ATGGCAAGTTTGAAAGCAAGTCTCGTTGCGGTTTCATTTATCGTCCTTGTATTAGCAGGGATAAACCTGTATTTGGGATACAGTGGAAACGATCTTCTTGCACAGCACTATATGACAGATGGTGAATGGACGGACTCAAGTTGTGGAGGCTGTCATATGGGTGTGTATGAAGAAGTTGCCGAATCCTCTCATGTACAGAGGGACATCGCCCAGTGGCAACCTTTAACCAATTATAATGTTGATGTCCAGGGAGAAGAACAGTGGGTGAAAGAATACGGTCGCTATCATCCGGGTGGGGGTGAACTGGAAGAATACAGCGTTGATATCGATTGTATGAGCTGCCATGAACAATATGGTTTGTACGATGCTGAAAAGAGGGCGATGGCCTTTGAATCAGGTAATTTCTCCGCGGCCAATGATGCTGCTTTGGAAGATGCTATTCCTGTTGTCCAGCAGGATCCGCTCCATGTAGCCACCTATACTCTTGATGTGCTAACACCTCTGCCAATACTCATAGCTTTCCATGATGCTGTGAATGCAGCCCCGACCAAAACCTCCTGCATAGACAGCTGCCATGAAATGGATGTCCCGACCACTGCTGTAATGTGGGCTTCAGAAGATTATCATAAATATGATGTACATGCTGATGTAAATTGTGTTGAATGTCACACTACAGAAGAACACAACATTGCCGGAAGTGAAGTTCATGGATCCGAAACCCCTGAAGAGGAATCTGTACATGGTGAATTGGCTAGCATGAAGAGCTGTGAGGATGCAGATTGTCATGAGGGCATCTCCCATGGCCCGATTACGGATGCACACCTGGAATTTATGGAATGTCAATCCTGTCATATTCCGGCCCTACCCGGGGGCGAATTACCCGGAGGAACTCCACTTAAGTCTTTTAACTGGTCTTCAGGCGAACGTGAGGATTCTCACAGGATGGAAGACTTTGCTCCACAACTTGCCTGGTCAAATGGTGTCTCTGAAGGCGAGCTTGATTTACCTGACCGTAAGAATGACAGTGGTGTAAAACTAGCTGCTTTCAATGTGGTAACAGGCAGCTGGTGGGATGCAGGCCAGGATTCAGATGTCCTTGCCAATCCGAATACCAGTGCTTCAATGGGTGATCCGATTCCGATATCTGAAGTAAAAGCAGCTGATTCTAACGATGATGGAACAGTAACTTCTGAGGAAATGCAGACCTATGATGGTGACAATGACGGTACACCAGATTATCCAGATGCAGTCCTGAGACAGGTTGATCTTCACTATAAGCTGGGACACAACATTGCAGGTTCTGAAACTGGAATGGCAGATCCTCTTATGTGTGATGATTGTCATGGGGTATCTGCTTCAGAAACTCTTCAACAAGTCCACTTTGAGGAAAGGCCGGATTGTCTGACCTGTCATGAAGAGCAGCCTGTAATTGACTGGGCATCCCTTGGATATGACAGTGATCCTGCAGAAACCGATCCTCCGACCAACTTCTCCGCAGAGACCATAGAAATTGAAGTACCTGGGGCAAAGCCCCCTGAAGTAGAAAGGGATCCTGCATTCTAA
- a CDS encoding DUF6951 family protein, which produces MTEVTVNSRICGYKHKINAEKEGKKINVDIDSDCKKIQAMSKMEVPRMEIFDIRDNYITKKAQEAHTCPTCIVPSGAIHACHLESGFISKTLAKESGSISIDFDEEIDD; this is translated from the coding sequence ATGACAGAAGTTACTGTAAACTCAAGAATCTGTGGTTACAAGCATAAAATTAACGCAGAAAAAGAAGGTAAAAAGATTAATGTCGATATTGACAGTGACTGCAAAAAAATACAGGCAATGTCAAAGATGGAAGTACCAAGAATGGAAATTTTTGACATCCGGGACAACTACATCACCAAAAAGGCACAGGAAGCACACACATGTCCAACCTGTATAGTTCCAAGTGGAGCAATTCATGCCTGCCACCTTGAATCAGGATTCATTTCCAAAACACTGGCAAAAGAATCAGGTAGCATCAGTATCGATTTTGATGAAGAAATTGATGATTGA
- a CDS encoding COG2426 family protein, producing the protein MLFGDQFIGLLGSVPSWLATIIMAALPIAELRGAIPIAIGLYNMSPLEAYFLAVFGNMLPVVPLLLFLEPVSSRLRRFYILDRFFGWLFARTHRNHSERFEKYGTMALVMFVAIPLPITGAWTGCAAAFVFGIKFRHALMAILGGILIAGFIVTISTLVGISFIDLLF; encoded by the coding sequence ATGCTTTTTGGTGACCAGTTTATCGGTTTATTGGGCTCAGTTCCTTCCTGGCTTGCTACTATAATAATGGCTGCTTTGCCGATAGCTGAGCTCAGGGGGGCAATTCCAATTGCTATAGGTTTATACAATATGTCTCCTCTGGAAGCATATTTTCTGGCTGTTTTTGGTAATATGCTTCCTGTGGTACCTCTTTTATTGTTTCTTGAGCCGGTGTCATCCCGGCTCAGGCGTTTTTACATCTTAGATAGGTTTTTTGGGTGGCTTTTTGCACGCACCCACCGTAACCATTCGGAGAGATTTGAAAAATACGGAACCATGGCATTGGTAATGTTTGTAGCTATTCCTCTTCCGATTACGGGTGCATGGACCGGCTGTGCAGCAGCTTTTGTTTTTGGAATAAAATTCAGGCACGCTCTCATGGCCATTCTGGGAGGAATCTTGATTGCCGGTTTTATAGTGACTATATCCACACTGGTGGGAATTAGTTTTATTGATCTTTTATTTTGA
- the rnfC gene encoding Rnf electron transport complex subunit RnfC translates to MAEINIMETIPDKMVIPLKQHNGDVCEPLVSKGEVVKVGQKIGECPSDRCAAIHSSVCGEVVSVEESSHPSGNRINSVVIQPVEETECEDFTPFKDSGREQLISVIKEAGIVENYGTPTHLVLNPPDCDIDTVLINATASEWVGHNYETPLEYASEMLDSLRLLMKAAGASRGAIVLRNDDEDSIDAFDGLDYEGKTIMVAPLIGKRRVGYYFNDQDTDIIVVSQDKIYGKNIFEYFTYNVTGRKVPFRCTPASVGVAICGVKSAKALNDLVNTGMPYIETVVTVSGQVNNPQRLLVKIGTSFKDVIEACGDYRGEPAKLISNGVITGVAQYDEEVPVTKMTTSIIVQDKDEVLKDISKDCIHCARCVDVCPVDLIPNRIAALSNQGRFDECRQMHIENCIECGRCSSVCPSKIHVMQLIQYSKEAIARADEDFSEKESSNIKLGCSCGSE, encoded by the coding sequence ATGGCAGAAATTAATATTATGGAAACAATCCCTGATAAAATGGTTATCCCTCTTAAGCAGCACAATGGAGACGTTTGTGAACCACTTGTAAGTAAAGGGGAAGTTGTTAAGGTTGGCCAGAAGATTGGTGAATGTCCTTCTGATAGATGTGCTGCAATCCATTCCAGCGTCTGTGGAGAAGTGGTTTCAGTTGAAGAAAGTTCACATCCATCCGGTAACAGGATAAACAGTGTAGTTATCCAGCCAGTAGAAGAAACAGAATGTGAAGATTTCACTCCCTTCAAAGACTCCGGTAGGGAGCAATTAATCTCGGTTATCAAAGAGGCAGGGATCGTGGAAAACTATGGTACTCCTACCCACCTGGTCTTGAATCCTCCGGATTGTGATATCGATACAGTCCTGATCAATGCCACCGCATCTGAATGGGTCGGCCATAACTATGAAACTCCCCTGGAATATGCATCAGAGATGCTTGATTCACTACGTTTGTTGATGAAAGCCGCTGGTGCCAGTCGGGGGGCCATTGTTCTGAGAAATGATGATGAGGATTCCATCGATGCCTTTGATGGCCTGGATTATGAGGGAAAAACTATAATGGTGGCACCTCTTATCGGTAAGAGAAGGGTTGGTTATTATTTCAATGACCAGGATACTGATATTATCGTAGTTTCACAGGACAAGATATACGGCAAAAATATTTTTGAATATTTCACTTATAATGTTACAGGCAGGAAAGTACCTTTCCGTTGCACTCCGGCCAGTGTGGGGGTTGCCATATGTGGAGTGAAATCCGCCAAAGCACTAAATGACCTGGTCAATACCGGCATGCCTTATATAGAAACGGTGGTTACTGTTTCCGGTCAGGTGAATAATCCTCAGCGTCTTCTGGTAAAAATAGGTACATCTTTTAAGGATGTTATCGAAGCTTGTGGTGATTATCGTGGTGAACCTGCGAAACTGATTTCAAATGGCGTAATCACAGGAGTGGCACAGTATGATGAAGAAGTCCCGGTTACTAAAATGACCACCTCCATTATAGTTCAGGACAAAGATGAAGTACTAAAGGATATCTCAAAGGATTGTATACATTGTGCCCGTTGTGTGGATGTGTGCCCTGTGGATCTTATTCCAAACAGGATAGCAGCTCTTTCCAATCAGGGTCGTTTTGATGAGTGTAGACAGATGCATATAGAGAACTGCATAGAATGCGGAAGATGTTCTTCTGTTTGTCCCAGTAAGATTCATGTAATGCAACTCATCCAGTACTCCAAGGAAGCAATTGCAAGAGCCGATGAAGATTTTTCTGAAAAGGAATCATCAAATATTAAATTAGGATGTTCATGCGGAAGTGAATAA
- the rnfG gene encoding Rnf electron transport complex subunit RnfG, with the protein MTESKRDVVIIIGKLVLVCLVASLMLGLTYVPTQEQLEINKIEAQEEAMKEVVPSASSFEPVYNNGEQILYYKAFDSSGNLVGYAFFSEENGYNGPVELAGGIDSSFNTITGMDVMGHSETPGLGAKITEDKFKNQFSNLAVDNLQLSQDGGSIDAITGATTSSHAVVDALNSKIDEIKEHET; encoded by the coding sequence ATGACTGAATCAAAAAGAGATGTTGTAATTATTATAGGCAAACTTGTATTGGTTTGTCTGGTTGCTTCTCTAATGCTCGGTCTTACTTACGTGCCCACACAGGAACAACTTGAAATTAATAAGATAGAAGCACAAGAAGAAGCTATGAAAGAAGTAGTGCCTTCTGCTTCATCTTTTGAACCTGTATACAATAATGGGGAACAAATTCTTTATTATAAAGCATTTGATTCCTCTGGTAATTTGGTAGGTTATGCTTTCTTTAGTGAAGAAAACGGCTATAATGGACCAGTTGAATTGGCTGGTGGTATTGATTCTTCCTTTAATACTATTACTGGTATGGATGTAATGGGTCATTCTGAAACACCGGGGTTGGGTGCAAAAATCACGGAGGATAAATTTAAAAACCAATTTTCCAACTTAGCTGTTGACAACCTTCAACTTTCACAAGATGGGGGTTCAATAGATGCTATTACCGGTGCAACTACTTCATCTCATGCTGTGGTGGATGCATTGAATTCAAAAATTGATGAAATCAAGGAGCATGAAACTTAA
- the rnfE gene encoding Rnf electron transport complex subunit RnfE, whose translation MSKAFNEFIRGITKDNPVFALVLGLCPALAVTTSVDNAIGMSAATAFVLISANLMVSALRKQIPSTVRLPIFILIIATFVSIVEMVMEAYTPPLYEALGVFIPLIVVNCVIIGRAEAYANKNTVPYSLVDALGIATGFLFALVLIGGTREILGTGQIVVFGQMLIALPMVEPAAYMILPPGAFLTIGILMALINHRRAKKLARGE comes from the coding sequence ATGAGTAAAGCATTCAACGAGTTCATTCGTGGAATTACAAAAGACAATCCAGTATTTGCTCTTGTGTTGGGCTTGTGTCCCGCACTGGCAGTAACTACTTCCGTAGATAATGCAATAGGAATGTCTGCAGCGACTGCTTTTGTTTTGATTTCTGCTAACCTGATGGTTTCAGCTCTTAGAAAACAGATCCCTTCCACAGTAAGGCTGCCTATATTTATTTTGATCATTGCCACTTTTGTATCTATTGTCGAAATGGTAATGGAGGCATATACACCGCCTTTATATGAAGCATTGGGCGTTTTTATTCCCTTGATTGTTGTAAATTGTGTAATCATCGGGCGTGCAGAAGCTTATGCAAATAAGAATACAGTTCCATATTCTTTGGTAGATGCACTTGGTATTGCAACAGGTTTCCTTTTTGCATTGGTACTCATAGGTGGTACCCGGGAAATTTTGGGAACCGGTCAAATTGTTGTTTTCGGACAAATGCTTATTGCACTGCCAATGGTTGAGCCTGCCGCTTACATGATCTTGCCTCCCGGTGCATTCCTTACAATAGGTATTTTAATGGCACTTATAAATCACAGACGCGCAAAAAAACTTGCAAGAGGTGAATGA
- a CDS encoding replication factor C small subunit, which translates to MKEEIWIEKYRPYRLEDVVGQSDAIERLRSYIKTNNLPHLLFSGPPGVGKTATAVSIARELFGDDWRENFTELNASDERGIDVVRTKIKNFAKTSPIGGADFKIIFLDEADALTPDAQSALRRTMERYTNNCRFILSCNYSSKIIEPIQSRCAVYRFRPLSDDAIGKRCRHIAEKEGLDIADDGIEAIKYVAEGDMRKAINAVQAASMFDTSIHADSIYRITATAHPEEIKALLESALGGNFISSRKKLDDLMVSRGLSGEDVVGQVYRSLFDLDIPARKLVSIVDVLGEIDFRITEGADERIQLDALLAHLSIEGEE; encoded by the coding sequence ATGAAAGAAGAAATATGGATTGAAAAATACAGGCCTTACAGGCTTGAAGATGTGGTGGGACAATCAGATGCGATTGAAAGACTGCGCTCCTATATAAAAACCAATAATCTCCCACACTTGCTTTTTTCAGGTCCGCCCGGTGTAGGAAAAACAGCTACAGCCGTATCAATTGCCAGGGAACTCTTTGGTGATGATTGGCGGGAAAATTTCACTGAACTGAATGCCTCGGATGAGCGCGGTATTGATGTGGTCAGGACCAAAATAAAGAATTTTGCAAAAACTTCTCCAATCGGTGGAGCGGATTTTAAGATAATCTTTCTTGATGAGGCCGATGCTCTCACGCCTGATGCACAGTCTGCATTGAGGCGTACCATGGAACGCTATACGAACAATTGCAGATTTATTCTTTCATGTAACTATTCTTCCAAGATTATTGAGCCAATACAATCCAGATGTGCGGTTTACAGGTTCCGTCCTCTTTCCGATGATGCAATAGGCAAGCGTTGTCGGCATATAGCAGAAAAGGAAGGTCTGGATATTGCAGATGATGGTATTGAAGCCATCAAATATGTTGCAGAAGGGGATATGCGCAAAGCAATAAATGCCGTTCAGGCTGCTTCAATGTTTGATACAAGTATCCATGCGGACAGTATTTATCGGATTACTGCTACGGCTCACCCTGAAGAAATAAAGGCCCTTTTGGAAAGTGCTCTTGGAGGCAACTTTATTTCATCTCGCAAAAAACTCGATGATTTAATGGTTTCAAGGGGTTTATCCGGCGAAGATGTTGTAGGCCAGGTTTACAGGTCTCTCTTTGATCTTGATATACCTGCCCGGAAACTTGTCTCAATTGTTGATGTGCTGGGTGAGATCGATTTCAGGATTACTGAAGGGGCTGATGAGCGCATCCAGCTGGATGCTTTACTTGCTCATCTCTCAATTGAAGGCGAGGAATAA
- the rnfD gene encoding Rnf electron transport complex subunit RnfD has protein sequence MTFTISPPPHIKQDTTFKKITWMKVLALLPVSLVSVYFFGLYALAIIFAGIGMAVITELVIEKVFNKKITIMDGQAVLIGLMLALMLPAEAPIWIPVVGSFFAVAIGKHAFGGIGSYIFNPVLVAWVFLILAYSSYMYPVSFPELGGISDIFLENGAGLLIGVSPIALIGGLYLILKKYIEWKIPAFYVLTTLILAFLVGDNMGHVITGAFVFGVLFLATDSPSSPVTKKGRIIYGVLCGILTVIYGHYANYIFAVFYSIFLANCVTAFIDNSTLPGSFADESFLQRKYKAIMDKIPFERLGVKIDD, from the coding sequence ATGACTTTTACAATATCGCCCCCTCCTCATATCAAACAAGATACAACGTTCAAAAAAATAACATGGATGAAAGTTCTGGCTCTTTTGCCTGTAAGTCTTGTCTCGGTTTATTTTTTCGGACTATATGCACTTGCTATAATCTTTGCCGGGATTGGTATGGCAGTAATTACTGAACTGGTGATTGAGAAAGTATTCAATAAAAAAATTACGATAATGGATGGACAGGCTGTTCTCATTGGATTGATGCTCGCTCTTATGTTGCCGGCTGAAGCACCAATATGGATTCCTGTTGTGGGTTCCTTTTTTGCAGTGGCCATTGGAAAACATGCTTTTGGCGGAATTGGCTCCTATATATTCAATCCTGTGCTGGTTGCCTGGGTTTTCCTAATTTTGGCTTATTCATCCTATATGTATCCCGTGTCCTTCCCTGAACTGGGAGGTATTTCCGACATATTCCTTGAGAATGGGGCAGGATTACTTATTGGTGTATCACCGATTGCTTTGATTGGCGGTTTATATCTGATTTTAAAGAAGTATATAGAATGGAAGATTCCGGCTTTCTATGTGCTGACAACTCTTATACTTGCTTTTCTAGTAGGGGATAATATGGGGCATGTGATCACAGGTGCATTTGTTTTTGGTGTACTTTTCCTTGCTACTGATTCTCCTTCTTCACCGGTGACTAAAAAAGGTAGGATTATATACGGTGTACTTTGCGGCATTTTAACTGTAATATATGGTCATTATGCAAATTACATATTTGCAGTCTTTTATAGTATATTCCTGGCCAATTGTGTAACGGCATTTATTGATAATTCCACCTTGCCAGGTTCTTTTGCGGATGAATCCTTCCTCCAACGTAAGTATAAGGCAATTATGGATAAAATTCCTTTTGAAAGGCTGGGGGTGAAGATTGATGACTGA
- a CDS encoding methylamine methyltransferase corrinoid protein reductive activase, which produces MYGIAIDLGTSGFRAQLIDLDTKDVLKTAITMRHPLPGGNVMDHLDFSIQVGPEISHEIMMDTVKKIIERFDVDPADIQRIAICGNPIQLSIFQNIELRDLAYAGKNKQKKLGVENVVRDARVFNASEIFEGVISLPNCEIIVPPAIKHEIGADALAMMIETDFYEQEKPSLVTDYGTNAEMALKIGDKIITGSAAAGPAIEGQGISCGMLASPGAISDVNPEGDYWRITILDEDMSPRKAHLIDPATGDIKEASDLIAKGITGTGVIAAISVALDTGVITKLPNLPNGKVILADGVEIYDRDIEEAGKAIGAIRAAHLTLLVEAGLAYDDLDYMYMAGATGAYIDAEKARILGSCPNFSKSIVQFGNTSISLARELVFDGGRLEEVKEVANRIKADHLMMAESKTFSNFYVCELSYWTQGMPIETYNQMLEMYGLPRLPEPYNDPVIEKRVIKDIDEVGKEGLEVVRNLGIVIEEEAPDCILCRKCEKECPEDAIIALEENGKKYVHYDSEKCLGTSCHRCIAICPVDAIHYIDIDIKTT; this is translated from the coding sequence ATGTATGGTATTGCTATAGATTTGGGAACAAGTGGCTTTCGGGCACAATTGATTGACCTTGATACGAAGGATGTTCTAAAGACTGCTATTACAATGCGCCATCCTTTGCCGGGTGGAAATGTGATGGACCATCTGGATTTTTCGATTCAGGTAGGTCCCGAGATTTCACATGAAATAATGATGGATACAGTAAAGAAAATAATCGAAAGATTTGATGTTGACCCGGCAGATATCCAACGCATTGCTATATGCGGAAACCCTATACAGCTTTCAATTTTCCAGAATATTGAACTTCGCGACCTTGCTTATGCAGGTAAAAACAAACAAAAGAAGCTTGGTGTTGAAAATGTGGTGCGTGATGCACGGGTTTTCAATGCTTCTGAGATATTTGAGGGTGTGATCTCCCTTCCAAATTGCGAAATCATAGTTCCACCTGCAATCAAACATGAGATTGGTGCGGATGCACTGGCAATGATGATTGAGACCGATTTCTATGAACAGGAAAAACCTTCTCTTGTAACGGATTATGGTACAAATGCCGAAATGGCATTGAAAATAGGGGATAAGATTATTACCGGCAGTGCAGCTGCGGGTCCTGCAATAGAGGGACAGGGAATTTCCTGTGGCATGCTTGCAAGTCCCGGTGCGATATCCGATGTAAATCCTGAGGGAGATTATTGGAGAATCACTATTCTGGACGAGGATATGTCTCCCCGCAAAGCCCATCTGATTGACCCGGCTACAGGTGATATAAAAGAAGCCAGCGACCTGATTGCAAAGGGAATTACCGGTACAGGGGTAATTGCGGCAATTTCGGTTGCTCTGGATACTGGAGTAATCACGAAGCTTCCAAATCTTCCCAACGGTAAAGTAATTCTGGCTGACGGTGTGGAAATATACGACAGGGATATCGAAGAAGCAGGCAAAGCGATTGGTGCGATACGTGCTGCACACCTGACTTTACTTGTTGAAGCAGGTCTTGCATATGATGACCTTGATTATATGTACATGGCCGGTGCAACAGGTGCATATATTGATGCGGAAAAAGCCAGAATACTGGGATCCTGTCCAAACTTCTCCAAATCAATTGTGCAATTTGGTAATACTTCGATCTCTCTTGCAAGGGAGCTTGTATTTGATGGTGGTCGTCTTGAGGAAGTTAAGGAAGTAGCCAACAGGATAAAAGCAGATCATTTGATGATGGCTGAAAGCAAAACGTTTTCGAACTTCTATGTTTGTGAACTTTCCTACTGGACACAGGGAATGCCCATTGAAACATACAATCAGATGCTTGAAATGTATGGTCTTCCAAGATTACCCGAGCCTTATAATGATCCTGTAATTGAAAAAAGGGTTATAAAAGATATTGATGAAGTAGGCAAAGAAGGTCTTGAAGTTGTGCGCAATCTGGGTATCGTAATAGAAGAGGAGGCTCCGGATTGTATTCTCTGTCGTAAGTGTGAGAAGGAATGCCCTGAAGATGCTATTATAGCGCTGGAAGAGAATGGTAAGAAATATGTGCATTATGATAGTGAAAAATGCCTTGGAACTTCCTGTCATCGCTGTATTGCAATTTGTCCGGTGGACGCAATTCATTATATAGATATAGATATTAAAACAACGTGA
- the rnfA gene encoding Rnf electron transport complex subunit RnfA → MKLVEKALFAIFLEGAFIKNFLIIQFLGLCSFLGVTKDTKGAAGMSGAVIFVMTMASIISYGIYTFILDPLGLTFLRLISFIVVIASLVQLVEFVVRKNIPSLYRSLGIYLPLITTNCAVLGVVLLNVMNEYSFLESIVFGISAGIGYTIVMVMMSSIRERTSLVPVPAAMKGLPQAFIIAAFLSMAFINYFKVIPI, encoded by the coding sequence ATGAAATTGGTAGAAAAAGCTTTATTTGCCATTTTTTTAGAAGGAGCTTTTATTAAGAACTTCCTGATTATACAATTCCTTGGGCTTTGTTCCTTCCTTGGTGTCACAAAAGACACCAAAGGTGCTGCAGGTATGTCAGGGGCCGTTATTTTTGTCATGACAATGGCTTCAATAATTTCTTACGGAATTTATACGTTTATTCTTGATCCATTGGGTCTTACCTTTTTAAGACTCATCAGTTTCATTGTGGTGATCGCTTCACTTGTACAGCTTGTTGAATTTGTTGTGAGGAAAAATATACCTTCCCTTTATAGGTCACTTGGTATCTATCTCCCTCTTATAACTACAAATTGTGCTGTATTGGGTGTAGTATTACTTAACGTAATGAATGAATATTCTTTCCTGGAAAGTATTGTATTTGGAATTTCGGCAGGTATAGGTTATACCATAGTAATGGTGATGATGTCAAGTATAAGAGAAAGAACCTCTTTAGTACCGGTCCCTGCTGCAATGAAAGGTTTGCCTCAGGCATTTATAATCGCTGCCTTCCTCTCAATGGCGTTTATTAACTACTTCAAGGTGATACCTATATGA
- a CDS encoding Fe-S cluster domain-containing protein, giving the protein MNLTTILIQSMATLGGLGLAIGIMLIVASKKFKVDVNPLVEEVTEILPGINCGACGYAGCADFAEHVVEDNAPLTGCPVGGFDVAKEIGGILGQEVSDAEAEYPYVRCNGGIHCIDRFNYEGIEDCKAVMMLSEGEKGCNYGCMGRGTCVRVCPFDAIHIGDDRLPKINKNLCTSCGICIASCPNDILVFAKQSEKVHVVCMSHDKGKTVKAVCENGCIGCKLCEKACPVDAVHVTKFLAEIDQEKCISCGKCVEKCPQGCIEMR; this is encoded by the coding sequence ATGAATCTTACAACAATTCTCATCCAATCTATGGCAACTCTGGGAGGTTTGGGTCTTGCCATTGGTATTATGTTGATTGTTGCTTCCAAGAAATTCAAAGTGGATGTAAACCCTCTTGTAGAAGAAGTAACTGAAATTTTGCCAGGTATAAACTGTGGTGCATGTGGGTATGCCGGATGTGCTGACTTTGCTGAACATGTGGTGGAGGACAATGCCCCACTTACCGGATGTCCGGTAGGTGGTTTTGATGTAGCCAAAGAAATCGGCGGAATTTTGGGCCAGGAAGTTTCTGATGCTGAAGCAGAATACCCTTATGTTCGTTGCAATGGGGGCATCCATTGTATCGACAGGTTCAATTATGAAGGTATTGAAGATTGTAAAGCCGTGATGATGCTTTCTGAAGGTGAAAAAGGTTGTAACTACGGATGTATGGGGCGGGGCACCTGTGTAAGAGTTTGTCCATTCGATGCTATTCATATTGGTGATGACCGTTTGCCCAAAATTAACAAGAATTTGTGTACAAGTTGTGGTATTTGTATTGCATCATGTCCCAACGACATTCTGGTATTTGCAAAGCAGTCAGAAAAGGTACATGTAGTCTGCATGTCCCATGACAAAGGAAAGACTGTAAAAGCAGTATGTGAAAACGGTTGCATTGGTTGCAAACTTTGTGAAAAGGCATGTCCTGTAGATGCAGTGCATGTAACCAAATTCCTTGCGGAGATCGATCAGGAAAAATGTATATCCTGTGGTAAGTGCGTGGAAAAATGCCCACAGGGCTGTATTGAAATGAGGTGA
- a CDS encoding DUF4870 domain-containing protein: MGRLGYSTVTGLDENVEAVLCYVGFWITGLIFLLIERENRFVQFHALQSILTFLPLSIGIYLIAWIPYVGWILADIGGFLSLFLTLVLVIMAWRGAKFRFPFSGKLAYEKIYR; the protein is encoded by the coding sequence ATGGGTCGTCTTGGTTATTCAACAGTTACCGGCTTGGATGAAAACGTTGAAGCTGTGCTTTGTTATGTAGGCTTCTGGATCACAGGTCTTATCTTCCTTCTCATAGAAAGGGAAAACAGGTTTGTACAATTCCATGCATTGCAGTCTATACTAACGTTTTTGCCTCTTTCCATAGGCATCTATCTGATTGCCTGGATTCCATATGTAGGCTGGATACTTGCTGACATTGGAGGATTTTTGTCCCTTTTCCTGACACTTGTACTTGTCATAATGGCATGGAGGGGTGCAAAGTTCAGGTTTCCTTTTTCAGGAAAACTTGCTTATGAAAAGATTTACAGATGA